The following are from one region of the Sardina pilchardus chromosome 4, fSarPil1.1, whole genome shotgun sequence genome:
- the cobll1b gene encoding cordon-bleu protein-like 1b isoform X2, whose product MTVDNCGKDLGQACRTDVVNRGMDDHGCPGTPHRRPPCTRRSSKSKAPPPPQAVKDLDGPPLSPTALGYQRAAMEQQDSPLERDLTLVVVLPEGEEKTTVVHGSKPMMDLLVTLCAKYHLNPSGHTIELVSTNRNHIKFKPNALIGALEAEKILLKPKGMEEKNKRVGPQKPEATVRVVINYKKTQKTILRVSPKVPLNDLLPAICEKCEFDTATTILLRNVQSDEPLDLTHSLNDFGIREVYARDTKAMSPTELPPSPTHSDTLCLSVRKDKSQKERENKENKGLFSMFRRSRKKSDQPMTASAPASPILRKPRPVSMCALPSHTSSYSSNTMPSDGPKKRRAPLPPAMMSSDATADQGADPEAKPQSPTQTDGHQDHPAVSRVSSSESSLKRTKRKAPPPPTPSSTTTSTPAPSPSPPEEAPAERSLTGIPLQAPLEEIREQEESLAPTPAEEESAESAAPREDDSGSPPLQSSSALGHTQEDDSSLNLSADISMDFEPGEASSPTHDSDMLSLSACEEDTGEDQSCDLSSHGKLAGSLMSSEEHATQTLSTEAQDATKGEDEDSVVEAAVESSEQAASSAQEATVPDHIPGGAADPRRSPGATGSPQPPPESPQPRAAEEPSLDTAGSRAASSLEEHAQAEAVSGASSPTNAPAGATSKPQPRPTATPPPSPQLKADTSTEELTSPEAVSPVADPPTPSPPHTPAPAPAPAPAPAPAPVPSAAQGGPVAESPVTKPKPKPSNEVTRDYIPKVGMTTYTIVPQKSLEKLRYFEVELTLEAPPPPATLEGEVVDDDAVKTHDESATAAQTADAPPAAPGAEPALRNGAEPSDSPAAAAPSQASVSASLPAGEPGSAGRQAEEPEQAVPTEAAGEVKEKKVPPATKPKPASFRLPQHKRTPGYYVTSAAVKSAGGGHKEAAAATAAAAGGQPREPSPQVGDEAAVERVDRVEEVVEEEEEQEEEGRLFPPPPPLEPAVEVELEGQTLASAPAEPAQKPAATSPSPSPSPSPSPSPSSGYPDAILTRQASLPAKPPSPGLSLEKLRSFAAPKPYSPTSQSRFAQAVSSAVKRSQGPAAGGQTARKVPLSPLADHSPIRQTTEPLKNTVTDNGERDDKCPGAQGAEGAVTGEAAGPRDTQGQESATRDHSHGNGAPDTLPVSGVPPSTTLLQSSGEMQAAHEE is encoded by the exons CAAACCCATGATGGACTTGTTAGTGACGCTTTGTGCAAAGTACCACCTGAACCCATCTGGACACACCATCGAGCTGGTCTCCACAAACCGGAACCACATCAAGTTCAAGCCCAACGCTTTGATAGGAGCCCTGGAGGCCGAGAAGATCCTGCTCAAGCCCAaggggatggaggagaagaacaagAGGGTCGGGCCTCAGAAGCCGGAG GCAACCGTCCGCGTGGTCATAAACTACAAGAAGACGCAGAAGACCATTCTCCGAGTCAGCCCCAAGGTCCCACTCAACGATCTCCTGCCAGCCATTTGTGAGAAATGTGAATTTGACACGGCGACGACCATCCTGCTGAGAAACGTGCAGTCGGACGAGCCACTGGACCTGACCCACTCCCTCAACGACTTCGGCATCCGGGAAGTTTATGCAAGAGACACAAAAG CAATGAGCCCAACAGAACTGCCTCCATCACCCACTCATTCAG acacactttgTCTGTCGGTCAGGAAGGACAAGAGTCAGAAGGAGCGAGAGAACAAGGAGAATAAAGGCCTGTTCAGCATGTTCAGGAGGAGCCGAAAGAAGTCTGATCAG CCAATGACGGCGAGCGCCCCGGCGTCCCCCATCCTGAGGAAGCCGAGGCCGGTCAGTATGTGTGCCCTCCCGTCGCACACGTCCAGCTACAGCTCCAACACCATGCCGTCGGACGGGCCAAAGAAGCGACGAGCGCCCTTGCCCCCCGCCATGATGTCATCGGATGCCACCGCTGACCAGGGGGCAGATCCGGAGGCCAAGCCCCAGTctcccacacagacagatggacatcAG GACCATCCCGCCGTGAGTCGAGTATCCTCCTCCGAGTCGTCGCTGAAGAGGACCAAGCGGAAGgcgcctcctccacccaccccctcctccaccaccacctccacccccgccCCGAGCCCATCTCCCCCCGAGGAGGCTCCAGCAGAGAGGAGTCTGACAG GAATTCCATTGCAGGCCCCTCTGGAGGAGATCCGGGAGCAGGAGGAGTCCCTGGCGCCCACTCCCGCCGAGGAGGAGTCGGCCGAGTCTGCGGCGCCTCGGGAAGACGACTCGGGGTCCCCTCCGCTCCAGTCCTCCAGCGCACTGGGCCACACCCAGGAAGACGACAGCAGCCTCAACCTGTCCGCCGACATCTCCATGGACTTCGAGCCAGGGGAGGCGTCCTCGCCGACCCACGACTCCGACATGCTGAGCCTCTCGGCGTGCGAGGAGGACACGGGGGAAGATCAGTCGTGTGATCTGTCCTCACATGGCAA ACTAGCTGGTAGCTTGATGAGCAGCGAGGAGCACGCCACTCAGACGCTAAGCACAGAAGCACAGGATGCCACCAAGGGTGAAGATGAGG ACAGTGTTGTGGAGGCAGCAGTGGAGAGCAGTGAGCAGGCTGCCTCGTCTGCTCAGGAAGCCACAGTGCCTGACCACATTCCTGGAGGCGCTGCAGACCCAAGGCGCTCACCTGGGGCCACTGGATCTCCGCAACCCCCACCTGAAAGCCCGCAGCCCCGGGCGGCGGAGGAGCCCTCACTGGACACGGCGGGCAGCAGAGCGGCCAGCTCTCTGGAGGAACACGCGCAGGCCGAGGCAGTGAGCGGCGCGTCCTCCCCGACCAACGCTCCCGCCGGGGCCACCTCCAAACCCCAGCCCCGGCCAACGGCTACGCCACCGCCGTCACCTCAGCTTAAGGCGGACACATCTACTGAGGAACTCACCAGTCCGGAGGCTGTCTCCCCCGTCGCTGATCCCCCCACGCCTAGCCCTCCCCACACCCCAGCCCCCGCTCCTGCCCCCGCTCCTGCCCCCGCTCCTGCCCCGGTGCCCTCCGCCGCCCAGGGGGGCCCTGTCGCCGAGTCTCCCGTCACCAAGCCCAAGCCAAAACCCTCCAACGAGGTGACCCGCGACTACATCCCCAAGGTGGGCATGACCACCTACACCATCGTGCCTCAGAAGTCGCTGGAGAAGCTGCGCTACTTCGAGGTGGAGCTGACACTGGAGGCGCCGCCGCCACCCGCCACCCTCGAGGGCGAGGTCGTAGACGACGACGCGGTGAAGACTCACGATGAGTCGGCGACCGCAGCGCAGACGGCAGACGCTCCCCCCGCCGCCCCCGGAGCTGAGCCGGCACTCAGGAATGGGGCCGAGCCGAGCGACTCACCCGCCGCAGCAGCCCCCTCGCAGGCGTCTGTGTCGGCGTCCCTCCCCGCCGGGGAGCCCGGGAGCGCCGGCCGCCAAGCCGAGGAGCCGGAGCAGGCTGTTCCGACGGAGGCGGCGGGGGAGGTCAAGGAAAAGAAAGTTCCACCCGCAACTAAGCCCAAACCTGCCTCTTTCCGCTTGCCACAGCACAAAAGAACACCTGGGTATTATGTAACCTCGGCAGCGGTGAAGAGCGCTGGGGGCGGCCACaaggaggctgctgctgctactgctgctgctgcagggggCCAGCCCAGGGAGCCCAGCCCTCAGGTCGGAGACGAGGCCGCAGTGGAGCGAGTGGACcgagtggaggaggtggtggaggaggaggaggagcaggaggaggagggcaggttGTTCCCTCCACCGCCGCCACTGGAGCCTGCTGTAGAGGTGGAGCTGGAGGGGCAAACCCTAGCAAGTGCCCCAGCAGAGCCAGCCCAGAAACCAGCAGccaccagccccagccccagccccagtccTAGTCCTAGTCCTAGCCCCAGCAGTGGATACCCTGATGCCATCCTGACCAGGCAGGCCAGCCTGCCTGCTAAGCCCCCCTCCCCTGGGCTCAGCCTGGAGAAGCTGCGCAGCTTTGCGGCACCCAAGCCCTACTCCCCGACCTCGCAATCCCGCTTCGCCCAGGCCGTGTCCTCGGCGGTCAAGAGGTCCCAAGGCCCCGCGGCCGGCGGGCAGACCGCACGCAAAGTGCCCCTCTCCCCCCTGGCCGACCACAGTCCTATAAGACAGACGACAGAGCCCTTGAAAAACACG GTGACAGACAATGGAGAGCGAGAcgacaaatgtccaggtgcacaGGGAGCAGAGGGGGCTGTGACCGGTGAGGCCGCAGGACCCAGGGACACCCAGGGCCAGGAGTCGGCCACGCGGGACCACAGCCATGGCAACGGAGCGCCCGACACACTCCCC GTGTCAGGAGTTCCTCCCTCAACGACGCTGCTGCAGAGTTCAGGCGAGATGCAGGCGGCACACGAGGAGTAG
- the cobll1b gene encoding cordon-bleu protein-like 1b isoform X4, translating into MEQQDSPLERDLTLVVVLPEGEEKTTVVHGSKPMMDLLVTLCAKYHLNPSGHTIELVSTNRNHIKFKPNALIGALEAEKILLKPKGMEEKNKRVGPQKPEATVRVVINYKKTQKTILRVSPKVPLNDLLPAICEKCEFDTATTILLRNVQSDEPLDLTHSLNDFGIREVYARDTKAMSPTELPPSPTHSDTLCLSVRKDKSQKERENKENKGLFSMFRRSRKKSDQPMTASAPASPILRKPRPVSMCALPSHTSSYSSNTMPSDGPKKRRAPLPPAMMSSDATADQGADPEAKPQSPTQTDGHQDHPAVSRVSSSESSLKRTKRKAPPPPTPSSTTTSTPAPSPSPPEEAPAERSLTGIPLQAPLEEIREQEESLAPTPAEEESAESAAPREDDSGSPPLQSSSALGHTQEDDSSLNLSADISMDFEPGEASSPTHDSDMLSLSACEEDTGEDQSCDLSSHGKLAGSLMSSEEHATQTLSTEAQDATKGEDEDSVVEAAVESSEQAASSAQEATVPDHIPGGAADPRRSPGATGSPQPPPESPQPRAAEEPSLDTAGSRAASSLEEHAQAEAVSGASSPTNAPAGATSKPQPRPTATPPPSPQLKADTSTEELTSPEAVSPVADPPTPSPPHTPAPAPAPAPAPAPAPVPSAAQGGPVAESPVTKPKPKPSNEVTRDYIPKVGMTTYTIVPQKSLEKLRYFEVELTLEAPPPPATLEGEVVDDDAVKTHDESATAAQTADAPPAAPGAEPALRNGAEPSDSPAAAAPSQASVSASLPAGEPGSAGRQAEEPEQAVPTEAAGEVKEKKVPPATKPKPASFRLPQHKRTPGYYVTSAAVKSAGGGHKEAAAATAAAAGGQPREPSPQVGDEAAVERVDRVEEVVEEEEEQEEEGRLFPPPPPLEPAVEVELEGQTLASAPAEPAQKPAATSPSPSPSPSPSPSPSSGYPDAILTRQASLPAKPPSPGLSLEKLRSFAAPKPYSPTSQSRFAQAVSSAVKRSQGPAAGGQTARKVPLSPLADHSPIRQTTEPLKNTVTDNGERDDKCPGAQGAEGAVTGEAAGPRDTQGQESATRDHSHGNGAPDTLPVSGVPPSTTLLQSSGEMQAAHEE; encoded by the exons CAAACCCATGATGGACTTGTTAGTGACGCTTTGTGCAAAGTACCACCTGAACCCATCTGGACACACCATCGAGCTGGTCTCCACAAACCGGAACCACATCAAGTTCAAGCCCAACGCTTTGATAGGAGCCCTGGAGGCCGAGAAGATCCTGCTCAAGCCCAaggggatggaggagaagaacaagAGGGTCGGGCCTCAGAAGCCGGAG GCAACCGTCCGCGTGGTCATAAACTACAAGAAGACGCAGAAGACCATTCTCCGAGTCAGCCCCAAGGTCCCACTCAACGATCTCCTGCCAGCCATTTGTGAGAAATGTGAATTTGACACGGCGACGACCATCCTGCTGAGAAACGTGCAGTCGGACGAGCCACTGGACCTGACCCACTCCCTCAACGACTTCGGCATCCGGGAAGTTTATGCAAGAGACACAAAAG CAATGAGCCCAACAGAACTGCCTCCATCACCCACTCATTCAG acacactttgTCTGTCGGTCAGGAAGGACAAGAGTCAGAAGGAGCGAGAGAACAAGGAGAATAAAGGCCTGTTCAGCATGTTCAGGAGGAGCCGAAAGAAGTCTGATCAG CCAATGACGGCGAGCGCCCCGGCGTCCCCCATCCTGAGGAAGCCGAGGCCGGTCAGTATGTGTGCCCTCCCGTCGCACACGTCCAGCTACAGCTCCAACACCATGCCGTCGGACGGGCCAAAGAAGCGACGAGCGCCCTTGCCCCCCGCCATGATGTCATCGGATGCCACCGCTGACCAGGGGGCAGATCCGGAGGCCAAGCCCCAGTctcccacacagacagatggacatcAG GACCATCCCGCCGTGAGTCGAGTATCCTCCTCCGAGTCGTCGCTGAAGAGGACCAAGCGGAAGgcgcctcctccacccaccccctcctccaccaccacctccacccccgccCCGAGCCCATCTCCCCCCGAGGAGGCTCCAGCAGAGAGGAGTCTGACAG GAATTCCATTGCAGGCCCCTCTGGAGGAGATCCGGGAGCAGGAGGAGTCCCTGGCGCCCACTCCCGCCGAGGAGGAGTCGGCCGAGTCTGCGGCGCCTCGGGAAGACGACTCGGGGTCCCCTCCGCTCCAGTCCTCCAGCGCACTGGGCCACACCCAGGAAGACGACAGCAGCCTCAACCTGTCCGCCGACATCTCCATGGACTTCGAGCCAGGGGAGGCGTCCTCGCCGACCCACGACTCCGACATGCTGAGCCTCTCGGCGTGCGAGGAGGACACGGGGGAAGATCAGTCGTGTGATCTGTCCTCACATGGCAA ACTAGCTGGTAGCTTGATGAGCAGCGAGGAGCACGCCACTCAGACGCTAAGCACAGAAGCACAGGATGCCACCAAGGGTGAAGATGAGG ACAGTGTTGTGGAGGCAGCAGTGGAGAGCAGTGAGCAGGCTGCCTCGTCTGCTCAGGAAGCCACAGTGCCTGACCACATTCCTGGAGGCGCTGCAGACCCAAGGCGCTCACCTGGGGCCACTGGATCTCCGCAACCCCCACCTGAAAGCCCGCAGCCCCGGGCGGCGGAGGAGCCCTCACTGGACACGGCGGGCAGCAGAGCGGCCAGCTCTCTGGAGGAACACGCGCAGGCCGAGGCAGTGAGCGGCGCGTCCTCCCCGACCAACGCTCCCGCCGGGGCCACCTCCAAACCCCAGCCCCGGCCAACGGCTACGCCACCGCCGTCACCTCAGCTTAAGGCGGACACATCTACTGAGGAACTCACCAGTCCGGAGGCTGTCTCCCCCGTCGCTGATCCCCCCACGCCTAGCCCTCCCCACACCCCAGCCCCCGCTCCTGCCCCCGCTCCTGCCCCCGCTCCTGCCCCGGTGCCCTCCGCCGCCCAGGGGGGCCCTGTCGCCGAGTCTCCCGTCACCAAGCCCAAGCCAAAACCCTCCAACGAGGTGACCCGCGACTACATCCCCAAGGTGGGCATGACCACCTACACCATCGTGCCTCAGAAGTCGCTGGAGAAGCTGCGCTACTTCGAGGTGGAGCTGACACTGGAGGCGCCGCCGCCACCCGCCACCCTCGAGGGCGAGGTCGTAGACGACGACGCGGTGAAGACTCACGATGAGTCGGCGACCGCAGCGCAGACGGCAGACGCTCCCCCCGCCGCCCCCGGAGCTGAGCCGGCACTCAGGAATGGGGCCGAGCCGAGCGACTCACCCGCCGCAGCAGCCCCCTCGCAGGCGTCTGTGTCGGCGTCCCTCCCCGCCGGGGAGCCCGGGAGCGCCGGCCGCCAAGCCGAGGAGCCGGAGCAGGCTGTTCCGACGGAGGCGGCGGGGGAGGTCAAGGAAAAGAAAGTTCCACCCGCAACTAAGCCCAAACCTGCCTCTTTCCGCTTGCCACAGCACAAAAGAACACCTGGGTATTATGTAACCTCGGCAGCGGTGAAGAGCGCTGGGGGCGGCCACaaggaggctgctgctgctactgctgctgctgcagggggCCAGCCCAGGGAGCCCAGCCCTCAGGTCGGAGACGAGGCCGCAGTGGAGCGAGTGGACcgagtggaggaggtggtggaggaggaggaggagcaggaggaggagggcaggttGTTCCCTCCACCGCCGCCACTGGAGCCTGCTGTAGAGGTGGAGCTGGAGGGGCAAACCCTAGCAAGTGCCCCAGCAGAGCCAGCCCAGAAACCAGCAGccaccagccccagccccagccccagtccTAGTCCTAGTCCTAGCCCCAGCAGTGGATACCCTGATGCCATCCTGACCAGGCAGGCCAGCCTGCCTGCTAAGCCCCCCTCCCCTGGGCTCAGCCTGGAGAAGCTGCGCAGCTTTGCGGCACCCAAGCCCTACTCCCCGACCTCGCAATCCCGCTTCGCCCAGGCCGTGTCCTCGGCGGTCAAGAGGTCCCAAGGCCCCGCGGCCGGCGGGCAGACCGCACGCAAAGTGCCCCTCTCCCCCCTGGCCGACCACAGTCCTATAAGACAGACGACAGAGCCCTTGAAAAACACG GTGACAGACAATGGAGAGCGAGAcgacaaatgtccaggtgcacaGGGAGCAGAGGGGGCTGTGACCGGTGAGGCCGCAGGACCCAGGGACACCCAGGGCCAGGAGTCGGCCACGCGGGACCACAGCCATGGCAACGGAGCGCCCGACACACTCCCC GTGTCAGGAGTTCCTCCCTCAACGACGCTGCTGCAGAGTTCAGGCGAGATGCAGGCGGCACACGAGGAGTAG
- the cobll1b gene encoding cordon-bleu protein-like 1b isoform X3: MDDHGCPGTPHRRPPCTRRSSKSKAPPPPQAVKDLDGPPLSPTALGYQRAAMEQQDSPLERDLTLVVVLPEGEEKTTVVHGSKPMMDLLVTLCAKYHLNPSGHTIELVSTNRNHIKFKPNALIGALEAEKILLKPKGMEEKNKRVGPQKPEATVRVVINYKKTQKTILRVSPKVPLNDLLPAICEKCEFDTATTILLRNVQSDEPLDLTHSLNDFGIREVYARDTKAMSPTELPPSPTHSDTLCLSVRKDKSQKERENKENKGLFSMFRRSRKKSDQPMTASAPASPILRKPRPVSMCALPSHTSSYSSNTMPSDGPKKRRAPLPPAMMSSDATADQGADPEAKPQSPTQTDGHQDHPAVSRVSSSESSLKRTKRKAPPPPTPSSTTTSTPAPSPSPPEEAPAERSLTGIPLQAPLEEIREQEESLAPTPAEEESAESAAPREDDSGSPPLQSSSALGHTQEDDSSLNLSADISMDFEPGEASSPTHDSDMLSLSACEEDTGEDQSCDLSSHGKLAGSLMSSEEHATQTLSTEAQDATKGEDEDSVVEAAVESSEQAASSAQEATVPDHIPGGAADPRRSPGATGSPQPPPESPQPRAAEEPSLDTAGSRAASSLEEHAQAEAVSGASSPTNAPAGATSKPQPRPTATPPPSPQLKADTSTEELTSPEAVSPVADPPTPSPPHTPAPAPAPAPAPAPAPVPSAAQGGPVAESPVTKPKPKPSNEVTRDYIPKVGMTTYTIVPQKSLEKLRYFEVELTLEAPPPPATLEGEVVDDDAVKTHDESATAAQTADAPPAAPGAEPALRNGAEPSDSPAAAAPSQASVSASLPAGEPGSAGRQAEEPEQAVPTEAAGEVKEKKVPPATKPKPASFRLPQHKRTPGYYVTSAAVKSAGGGHKEAAAATAAAAGGQPREPSPQVGDEAAVERVDRVEEVVEEEEEQEEEGRLFPPPPPLEPAVEVELEGQTLASAPAEPAQKPAATSPSPSPSPSPSPSPSSGYPDAILTRQASLPAKPPSPGLSLEKLRSFAAPKPYSPTSQSRFAQAVSSAVKRSQGPAAGGQTARKVPLSPLADHSPIRQTTEPLKNTVTDNGERDDKCPGAQGAEGAVTGEAAGPRDTQGQESATRDHSHGNGAPDTLPVSGVPPSTTLLQSSGEMQAAHEE; the protein is encoded by the exons CAAACCCATGATGGACTTGTTAGTGACGCTTTGTGCAAAGTACCACCTGAACCCATCTGGACACACCATCGAGCTGGTCTCCACAAACCGGAACCACATCAAGTTCAAGCCCAACGCTTTGATAGGAGCCCTGGAGGCCGAGAAGATCCTGCTCAAGCCCAaggggatggaggagaagaacaagAGGGTCGGGCCTCAGAAGCCGGAG GCAACCGTCCGCGTGGTCATAAACTACAAGAAGACGCAGAAGACCATTCTCCGAGTCAGCCCCAAGGTCCCACTCAACGATCTCCTGCCAGCCATTTGTGAGAAATGTGAATTTGACACGGCGACGACCATCCTGCTGAGAAACGTGCAGTCGGACGAGCCACTGGACCTGACCCACTCCCTCAACGACTTCGGCATCCGGGAAGTTTATGCAAGAGACACAAAAG CAATGAGCCCAACAGAACTGCCTCCATCACCCACTCATTCAG acacactttgTCTGTCGGTCAGGAAGGACAAGAGTCAGAAGGAGCGAGAGAACAAGGAGAATAAAGGCCTGTTCAGCATGTTCAGGAGGAGCCGAAAGAAGTCTGATCAG CCAATGACGGCGAGCGCCCCGGCGTCCCCCATCCTGAGGAAGCCGAGGCCGGTCAGTATGTGTGCCCTCCCGTCGCACACGTCCAGCTACAGCTCCAACACCATGCCGTCGGACGGGCCAAAGAAGCGACGAGCGCCCTTGCCCCCCGCCATGATGTCATCGGATGCCACCGCTGACCAGGGGGCAGATCCGGAGGCCAAGCCCCAGTctcccacacagacagatggacatcAG GACCATCCCGCCGTGAGTCGAGTATCCTCCTCCGAGTCGTCGCTGAAGAGGACCAAGCGGAAGgcgcctcctccacccaccccctcctccaccaccacctccacccccgccCCGAGCCCATCTCCCCCCGAGGAGGCTCCAGCAGAGAGGAGTCTGACAG GAATTCCATTGCAGGCCCCTCTGGAGGAGATCCGGGAGCAGGAGGAGTCCCTGGCGCCCACTCCCGCCGAGGAGGAGTCGGCCGAGTCTGCGGCGCCTCGGGAAGACGACTCGGGGTCCCCTCCGCTCCAGTCCTCCAGCGCACTGGGCCACACCCAGGAAGACGACAGCAGCCTCAACCTGTCCGCCGACATCTCCATGGACTTCGAGCCAGGGGAGGCGTCCTCGCCGACCCACGACTCCGACATGCTGAGCCTCTCGGCGTGCGAGGAGGACACGGGGGAAGATCAGTCGTGTGATCTGTCCTCACATGGCAA ACTAGCTGGTAGCTTGATGAGCAGCGAGGAGCACGCCACTCAGACGCTAAGCACAGAAGCACAGGATGCCACCAAGGGTGAAGATGAGG ACAGTGTTGTGGAGGCAGCAGTGGAGAGCAGTGAGCAGGCTGCCTCGTCTGCTCAGGAAGCCACAGTGCCTGACCACATTCCTGGAGGCGCTGCAGACCCAAGGCGCTCACCTGGGGCCACTGGATCTCCGCAACCCCCACCTGAAAGCCCGCAGCCCCGGGCGGCGGAGGAGCCCTCACTGGACACGGCGGGCAGCAGAGCGGCCAGCTCTCTGGAGGAACACGCGCAGGCCGAGGCAGTGAGCGGCGCGTCCTCCCCGACCAACGCTCCCGCCGGGGCCACCTCCAAACCCCAGCCCCGGCCAACGGCTACGCCACCGCCGTCACCTCAGCTTAAGGCGGACACATCTACTGAGGAACTCACCAGTCCGGAGGCTGTCTCCCCCGTCGCTGATCCCCCCACGCCTAGCCCTCCCCACACCCCAGCCCCCGCTCCTGCCCCCGCTCCTGCCCCCGCTCCTGCCCCGGTGCCCTCCGCCGCCCAGGGGGGCCCTGTCGCCGAGTCTCCCGTCACCAAGCCCAAGCCAAAACCCTCCAACGAGGTGACCCGCGACTACATCCCCAAGGTGGGCATGACCACCTACACCATCGTGCCTCAGAAGTCGCTGGAGAAGCTGCGCTACTTCGAGGTGGAGCTGACACTGGAGGCGCCGCCGCCACCCGCCACCCTCGAGGGCGAGGTCGTAGACGACGACGCGGTGAAGACTCACGATGAGTCGGCGACCGCAGCGCAGACGGCAGACGCTCCCCCCGCCGCCCCCGGAGCTGAGCCGGCACTCAGGAATGGGGCCGAGCCGAGCGACTCACCCGCCGCAGCAGCCCCCTCGCAGGCGTCTGTGTCGGCGTCCCTCCCCGCCGGGGAGCCCGGGAGCGCCGGCCGCCAAGCCGAGGAGCCGGAGCAGGCTGTTCCGACGGAGGCGGCGGGGGAGGTCAAGGAAAAGAAAGTTCCACCCGCAACTAAGCCCAAACCTGCCTCTTTCCGCTTGCCACAGCACAAAAGAACACCTGGGTATTATGTAACCTCGGCAGCGGTGAAGAGCGCTGGGGGCGGCCACaaggaggctgctgctgctactgctgctgctgcagggggCCAGCCCAGGGAGCCCAGCCCTCAGGTCGGAGACGAGGCCGCAGTGGAGCGAGTGGACcgagtggaggaggtggtggaggaggaggaggagcaggaggaggagggcaggttGTTCCCTCCACCGCCGCCACTGGAGCCTGCTGTAGAGGTGGAGCTGGAGGGGCAAACCCTAGCAAGTGCCCCAGCAGAGCCAGCCCAGAAACCAGCAGccaccagccccagccccagccccagtccTAGTCCTAGTCCTAGCCCCAGCAGTGGATACCCTGATGCCATCCTGACCAGGCAGGCCAGCCTGCCTGCTAAGCCCCCCTCCCCTGGGCTCAGCCTGGAGAAGCTGCGCAGCTTTGCGGCACCCAAGCCCTACTCCCCGACCTCGCAATCCCGCTTCGCCCAGGCCGTGTCCTCGGCGGTCAAGAGGTCCCAAGGCCCCGCGGCCGGCGGGCAGACCGCACGCAAAGTGCCCCTCTCCCCCCTGGCCGACCACAGTCCTATAAGACAGACGACAGAGCCCTTGAAAAACACG GTGACAGACAATGGAGAGCGAGAcgacaaatgtccaggtgcacaGGGAGCAGAGGGGGCTGTGACCGGTGAGGCCGCAGGACCCAGGGACACCCAGGGCCAGGAGTCGGCCACGCGGGACCACAGCCATGGCAACGGAGCGCCCGACACACTCCCC GTGTCAGGAGTTCCTCCCTCAACGACGCTGCTGCAGAGTTCAGGCGAGATGCAGGCGGCACACGAGGAGTAG